A window of Carassius carassius chromosome 48, fCarCar2.1, whole genome shotgun sequence genomic DNA:
caccctgcggagaaagctcatttcggccgcctgtatccgggatcttgtcctttcggtcatgacccaaagctcatgaccataggtgagagtaggaacgtagattgaccggtaaatcgagagcttcgccttgcggctcagctctttcttcaccacgacagaccggtacatcgaccgcattactgcagaagctgcaccgatccgtctgtcaatctcccgttccatccttccctcactcgtgaacaagaccccaagatacttaaactcctccacttgaggcaggaactctccatcaacctgaagtgggcaagccacccttttccgactgaggaccatggcctcggatttggaggtgctgattctcatcccagccgcttcacactcggctgcaaaccgtcccagtgcatgctgaaggtcctggcttgatgaggccaacacgacaacatcatccgcaaagagcagagacgaaatcgtgtcgtcaccaaacctgaccccctccggcccctggctgcgcctagaaattctgtccataaaaatcatgaacagaaccggcgacaaagggcagccctgccggagtccaacacgcaccgggaacaagtctgacttactgctggcaatacgaaccaagctcctgctccggtcgtaaaagcacatgtggactggttgggcaaactcccatgaaccctccagcaccctgtagagggtatagagctggtccagtgttccacggcctggacgaaagccacactgttcctcctgaatccgaggttctactatcggccggattctcctctccagtaccctggcatagactttcccagggaggctgagaagtgtgatccccctgtttcttgactacctcggtgacttcagcttgggtgatggacgagtccacatctgagccctcagcctctgcttcctcaatggaagacgtgacagcgggattgaggagatcctcgaagtattccttccaccgtccaacgacatccccagttgaggtcaacagctccccacctttactgtaaacagcgttggtagggcactgcttccctctcctgaggcgccggacggtttgccagaatctcttcgaggctgacctatagtacttctccatggcctcaccgaactcctcccaggcccgagtttttgcctccacaacgaCCCGGGCTGTAGCctgcttggcctgccggtacctgtcagctgcctcaggagtcccacaagccaaccaggcccgataggactccttcttcagcttgacggcatcccttacttccggtgtccaccaccgggttcggggattgccacctcgacaggcaccggaaaccttacggccacagctccgcgcggccgcttcgacaatggaggtggagaacatggtccactcggactcaatatctccagcctccctcgggatccagtcgaagctctgccggaggtgggagttgaagatctctctgacaggagactcggccaaacgttcccagcagaccctcacagtacgtttgggtctgccgagtctgtccagcttcctcccccgccatcggatccaactcaccaccaggtggtgatcggttgacagctccgcccctctcttcacccgagtgtccaagacatacggccggaggtcggatgaaacgaccacaaagtcgatcatcgacctacggcctagggtgtcctggtgccacgtgtactgatggacacccttatgcttgaacatggtgttcgttatggacaagctgtaactagcacagaagtccaataactgaacatcgctcgggttcagatcaggggggccgttcctcccaatcacgcccctccaggtgtcactgtcgttgcccacgtgggcgttgaagtcccccagtaaaacgacggagtccccagtcggagcactttccagcacccctcccagagaccccaagaaggccgggtactctgcactgccgttcggcccgtaggcacaaacgacagtgagagacctatccccgacccgaaggcgcagggaagcaaccctctcgttcaccggggtaaactccaacacatggcagctgagctggggggctataagcaaacccacaccagcccgccgcctctcaccatgggcaactccagagtggtgaagagtccatcctctctcgaggagtgtggttccagagcccaagctgggcatagaggtgagcccgactatcgctagtcggaacctctcaacctcacgcacaatctcgggctccttccctgccagtgaggtgacgttccacgtccctagagctagtttccgtgtccagggatcgggctgtcgaggcccccgccttcgactgccgcccgattgtctaagcaccggccccttacggtccctcctgtaggtggtgagcccacgggaaggcggccccacgtcgctccttcgggctgagcccggccggaccccgtggggagaggcccggccaccaggcgctcgcatacgagccccaaccccgggcctggctccagggtggggccccggctgcgccaacaccgggcgacgtcacggtccttagatttagtcttctcataagggggttctgaaccgTTCTCAACTGTGatctcaaaaacacaaaacaataatgCAGCAGGTCTGTTTCCATGAATAGTGAAAGTAGGTCATAggtgcaaaaaatgtaaaatggctTATTACAGGAAGTGAATGTAGTTGCATTGCATGATAAatcagcataataaaaaaaatcaatttctaaATTTCTAAAACCATAACAAAAAGGAATACACATTAGTTTTATTATTTGCTCACAGTTAAAAACAGAAACCCAACCCATATAAATTTCAAAAGAGAAagtgctctaaaaaaaaaaaaaggatcacgTGCACTGAGGTTTGCTTCAAAAACAAAGAACCCTGCATCCGTTCTTCAATGCTTTAACAAGCTTCACTTTAGTTGGTTTGCTTCAAATCAAGCAACCCATTTCATTGGTTCTTTTGAAGATTATGGCTCGACTGCTATTTGTTTTATGGCTCTTGAGAGGTAAATTCTAcatttacttttaatattttaacccctattgtttaatttgaacaaTATTGTACTGCAAACTTCATTAACTTCTTCTCTTTGTTCATACCGTATCAAATTACTTGACGCATTGTCTCAGTAATAAGCGCTTTTCTCTGTACATAATGTCAGTATATGTTCTGTGGGTGTTGTGCGTTCAAGCTTATGGAATAAAGATGGCATCAGTGAAGAATGGAGATCCCAGCTTTCATAAGACTGATGtaatacttttaaactttttcAGCTAGCTGAATCTTTCTGTAATTATCATAATAATTGCTTCAGATTGTCTTAATGTTTTAGATTTAATTCTTATTAATTGAtctctgattttttttccagctCATGCCTCTTAAAATTACCAGACATTTCAATTGTTTACCATCAGAGTCCGTGTGCGTGCTAAAGTGTTCAGCATCCAGAGTTCAAGAAGCTAATCTAACCTGGTTTAAAGAAAATCAAGTATGTTCCCAAGTCAGTGTTGTTTATCTTGACCCAGACCCCTCTCTTAAATTGTTTGTGGATAATCAGGACAAAAGCAACTACAGCTGTGTGCTGAACAAACAGAACAGCAGCACGACTTTATATCTCAACACCCCTCAACACTGTAAGCCATGCCCAGGTATGTAAGGGGTGATGTTACTCTTAATTTACTGCATATGTCTATGTCCTTCTTATTTCTGTCAGTGTTTTGTTACTGATACAGCCAAAACACAGACATCGCAGACGGTGAAGaagggagattctgtcactctacACACTAATTTAAGAGACATACAAGAGGATATTTTCATTAGATGGTTTTATGGTCCTAATGAGGCTCTCATTGTGGaaataagtaaagatcatatcAACATGTGTGTTCACGGGGAATTAAAAGGCAGACTGTTGGTCGACAGTCAAACTGGAGATCTCACCGTCACAAACACCAGCACAACAGACTCTGGAATCTTTAAACTACAGATCAACGATGAATTTCGCGAATGTTGGAATTTCAACGTTACTGTCATTGGTAAGTAAACTAAAGAGATCCTGTCACAAATGGAGTGCACACATTTTAACTATTTATGTAAATGCCTATGTCCAAAACCTTActaaaaaagtagtatacttcaagtttattttactaagtatgcttaagtaaagttcaagtatatttttaagtacactttatgtagcaagtatacagaTATCattgttctagtagtatacttgtaagtgtactgtttcaatactccttgtgACTAAATGGGCcgctttctagtatataaaagtatacttttatgtatactttaagtataatagtagtaaactttgagtacacaactagtttacctctatgtttgtagtttgtactgcaattatactaaaagtgaacttatatgtACTGagagtttactaattaaatacttagtacactttgaagtataatCTCAGTaaactagtttagtagttttatactgcaagtatacacataagttttctttaagtgaagtTTACATCATACATTTAGTATACTACTATCtctatatttaggttttaattcgtatatattttgttatatgaaaatctgaacatacaaaacatccaaagaaagaacaaagaagTCAGCTtgtaaaccaaaacattttattcaagcttcatgcgttctttttttaaacattttaatgtgggtaagtttaataaaaaaataaataacattttgaacaaaaagctgaaaaaagactatgaattggattcagaatgacaataaaaatgatcaacaccccaaagcctGACTgcaattattacctcttcatcagtCGACATTTTCTTCCATAACgctacagttttgatgctgtttcattttACAGATGAAcatttaagggaagtcgtggcctagagtCAGACTCACaactgaatgtcacgtcactttcactttagatTACGTGTTTTAGGATCcggtgtttcttttttcttcttcacttgtgtttttttggaaattctgcaCAGAacatgtgtactagcgccctctaccatataataatgaaaacacagattctaggagtatagctcaaatatatttagactttttgtcagtataagtcaagtatacttaaatgtcattttaagtatatttttgagaagtacataaagcacattttttgagaggtacataaaaagtaaactaaaatcatactttcctatttttagtttaaaagaagtatacaaaTAGCAAGAAGAGGACGGATGGGACAGAGAGTTGCTGAATTCTACCAGAATAGTACTCTTAATATCTATACCATGTTCAGAAATAGTGAAAAAGGAAAGAGTAGTGTGCTAGTATGCAGTTCTGAATATTGAATAATTAAGTCCAAAAAAAAGCCCTCTAGTGATGCAGCGAGTGGAGTTTGGGCTGCTTTATTAGGATATAAACAGTCTTGCATTCGTTTATGTTGTCATGACTATTGATTTCTTCTTTTTCTACACATTTCTCAtatgtttcttcttttttctctctcttatgtTCCCCAGATCGTCTGCCCAGTCCTCAAATTTCCAATCAATCCAAACACTGTCCATCATCAGACTCAAAATGTGTGGTGGAGTGTTTTGTGGAGAATGTGAAATCTAAGGCAACTCTGTCCTGGTACAAAGAAAACCGTTTATTGTCCAGCATAAACATAACTGATTTAAACTATTTATGTCTGGAATATACGGATAAAGGCAACTACAGCTGTGTGATCTCCAATTCGCTCATCAATGAGACTAAGTTTCTCATCATCAGTGAAGTTTGTGCAGGTATGCCATCATTTGTC
This region includes:
- the LOC132131714 gene encoding uncharacterized protein LOC132131714 isoform X1, producing MARLLFVLWLLRVYVLWVLCVQAYGIKMASVKNGDPSFHKTDLMPLKITRHFNCLPSESVCVLKCSASRVQEANLTWFKENQVCSQVSVVYLDPDPSLKLFVDNQDKSNYSCVLNKQNSSTTLYLNTPQHCKPCPAKTQTSQTVKKGDSVTLHTNLRDIQEDIFIRWFYGPNEALIVEISKDHINMCVHGELKGRLLVDSQTGDLTVTNTSTTDSGIFKLQINDEFRECWNFNVTVIDRLPSPQISNQSKHCPSSDSKCVVECFVENVKSKATLSWYKENRLLSSINITDLNYLCLEYTDKGNYSCVISNSLINETKFLIISEVCAGMPSFVWT
- the LOC132131714 gene encoding uncharacterized protein LOC132131714 isoform X2 — translated: MARLLFVLWLLRAYGIKMASVKNGDPSFHKTDLMPLKITRHFNCLPSESVCVLKCSASRVQEANLTWFKENQVCSQVSVVYLDPDPSLKLFVDNQDKSNYSCVLNKQNSSTTLYLNTPQHCKPCPAKTQTSQTVKKGDSVTLHTNLRDIQEDIFIRWFYGPNEALIVEISKDHINMCVHGELKGRLLVDSQTGDLTVTNTSTTDSGIFKLQINDEFRECWNFNVTVIDRLPSPQISNQSKHCPSSDSKCVVECFVENVKSKATLSWYKENRLLSSINITDLNYLCLEYTDKGNYSCVISNSLINETKFLIISEVCAGMPSFVWT